TTAGAGAAGCTGAAACAGTTAAAAGCGCAAAAACAGGCTATCGAAGCAAGAGAACGTACCAAGCAAAAGGAACAGCAACGAAAGGATGATACTCGGCGTAAAATTTTGCTCGGTTCTTATTTGATTAAAAAAATGCAGAATGAAGCCAATAAAGAAAAAATATTGGCTGAACTCAACGAATATTTAACAGAAAATAGAGATCGACAGCTTTTTGATTTGCCCGACATTGAAGCCTAATTTTTCTTAGCTGTTTGGTTGTTTTGTTCGGCTTGATACTCTGGAATGAGCGTATTTAAAACCTTTTGAATATTGTCCTTGTCCTCGATTTGTAAATTATCCCGATAGTAAATTAAGTTCTGTATTTTGCTTTCCATCTGCATTTTTTCGGTGGGTTCGGCATCTTTGGATAGTCGGGATAATAGGAAGATATAACCGCATATATTTTCCCTCGCAATTTCATAATTTACGATGTCGAGGTATTCAACGGTCACATGCTTTAGATCGGTTGATAGGTTATTTAATTTAATCATGGCTGAAATCCTGATTTTTCTAAAATTGGATAAAGCTCTCTGAATTTTTCAGGCTCTAAAAGCATATCAGCGATACGTATAGCAAATTGTTGGTAGCTTTCTGTACCTTGTGAATATTTCCCCATCTCAGGCATTTCAGACATTTTTTTGGCAAATAAATGGCGCTGTGAGTCTGTCATTTTGACAAAAAAATCAGGGGTATTGGGATCACGTTTAACTTCAATTTTCGGCTGTGATTTTTGCTTAAATTTGAATGAAAACCCTGTGATTGTACGCCCCTGCTTATGTTGCTCATAAGTTGCTGTAATGTCTGTATGTTTATTAATTTGCTCAATAGCAATATGTAAAACTTTTTCTTTAAATTGCCCCATCCTTTGATACTTCTCATCTCCAACTCCAAGTTTTGAACGAAATTCACTTAAATCAATAATTGGGGTCTTCCCAGTACTACGCCATGCGATTAAAAGTTCGTACAGGCGAATAGCATAACCGCTTGTTAGATTGGCAACTTGTTTTAATTCGTAGCTTGTAAGGTGTTGTTCAAGATAAGTGATTAGGGGTAAAACCGCTGGAGCAAAAGTAAATTCTATAGTTGCAGAATTATCAATATAAGCAATATCAGATACCCAGCGAGTAGTTTTATGAGCAATACCTCTTTCTCTAGGTTCTTGATAGCTAAACTGTCTGGAAAATAAAGACTTACAGGCATCCTTTAGAGTTTCGTATGCTGTGCTATGGCTTACACCGAACGTATTGATGTAACTTTCTGCTGTAATCTCGATTGGTTTATTGAAGGCGATATAGTCCAGGTGCATGTTATGGGTATGTTCCCG
The DNA window shown above is from Acinetobacter sp. ANC 7912 and carries:
- the repM gene encoding replication initiation protein RepM, coding for MKNDLVVKDNALINASYSLGLVEQRLILLAIVIIREHTHNMHLDYIAFNKPIEITAESYINTFGVSHSTAYETLKDACKSLFSRQFSYQEPRERGIAHKTTRWVSDIAYIDNSATIEFTFAPAVLPLITYLEQHLTSYELKQVANLTSGYAIRLYELLIAWRSTGKTPIIDLSEFRSKLGVGDEKYQRMGQFKEKVLHIAIEQINKHTDITATYEQHKQGRTITGFSFKFKQKSQPKIEVKRDPNTPDFFVKMTDSQRHLFAKKMSEMPEMGKYSQGTESYQQFAIRIADMLLEPEKFRELYPILEKSGFQP